The Pirellulimonas nuda genome includes a region encoding these proteins:
- a CDS encoding NAD(P)-dependent oxidoreductase: MGDHWEDRRAGRWSRLNTYDELYGSTVCGVGLGDIGKRIALTCSALGMTVVASTRQPDGRTPPGVEVVVGLDALSGVLPGCDHVVVRLPSAPATRGLFNRELLECMKPGARFYDVGRGDVVEASALVDALQTGRIGAAGLDVFAAEPPASTSPLWRSPT; the protein is encoded by the coding sequence ATGGGAGACCACTGGGAAGACCGCCGCGCCGGGCGATGGTCGCGCCTCAACACGTACGATGAGTTGTACGGGTCGACGGTGTGTGGGGTGGGCCTGGGCGATATCGGCAAGCGGATCGCGCTGACCTGCTCCGCACTCGGCATGACGGTCGTCGCGTCGACACGCCAGCCCGATGGCCGCACGCCGCCCGGCGTCGAGGTGGTTGTGGGGCTGGACGCGCTGAGCGGGGTCCTCCCCGGTTGCGACCACGTGGTTGTGCGTCTTCCTTCGGCGCCCGCCACGCGGGGTCTTTTCAACCGCGAGCTGCTGGAATGCATGAAGCCCGGCGCCCGCTTCTACGACGTGGGGCGAGGCGATGTCGTGGAAGCATCGGCGCTCGTCGACGCCCTGCAAACCGGCCGCATCGGCGCCGCGGGACTCGACGTGTTCGCGGCCGAGCCGCCGGCGTCGACGAGTCCCCTGTGGCGATCCCCAACGTGA
- a CDS encoding AbiEi antitoxin N-terminal domain-containing protein: MSTNPKQKITQLLNQHRPGTLYLAGWLERNGVPRELQHSYLRSGWLESLGAGAFRRTGDELSWLGAIATLQSQAEARIYPGALTALTLQGYAHYARLGKQRVYLFSPPRTTLPAWFRNYDWGALIRHTKTSLLRSGLLSELVFSPGR, from the coding sequence GTGAGTACAAATCCGAAGCAAAAAATAACGCAGCTGCTCAACCAGCACCGGCCCGGAACCCTCTACCTCGCGGGCTGGCTAGAACGCAACGGCGTTCCCCGCGAGCTGCAGCACAGCTACCTGCGGAGCGGCTGGCTGGAGTCACTAGGCGCCGGCGCGTTCCGACGCACCGGAGACGAGTTGTCGTGGCTGGGCGCCATCGCAACCCTACAATCCCAGGCAGAGGCCCGCATCTACCCCGGCGCCCTCACCGCCCTCACCTTGCAAGGCTACGCCCACTACGCCCGGCTCGGCAAGCAGCGCGTCTACTTGTTCTCGCCGCCGCGTACGACGCTACCGGCGTGGTTCCGCAACTATGATTGGGGGGCGCTGATCCGCCACACCAAGACTTCTTTGCTGCGCTCGGGGCTATTGTCAGAACTCGTGTTCTCTCCCGGTCGCTAA
- a CDS encoding IS256 family transposase: MSKVSGAIAGSPAEPALDPEVVAFREQFDTASPLDELIREGARRMLQAAIDSEVETFVAAHEGRRDEAGRRLVVKNGSLPSREILTGAGRIPVQQGRVRDNTPDPAGRVTFSPKVLPAYLRRTDAIEELIPWLYLKGISTSDFGEALQALVGEKAKGLSANVVVRLKEQWSDEYGAWSQRDLSDKRYVYVWADGIHAKVRLEDEANRKQCFLVLMGATADGKKELIAVEDGYRESEQSWSELLLGLKKRGLAASPKIAVGDGALGFWAALRKVFPETIEQRCWVHKTANVLNKMPKSVQPKAKGDLHEIWQAETKADADKAFDNFLEKYAAKYPGACDCLRKDRQELLAFYAFPAEHWQHLRTTNPIESTFATIRLRHRKTKGSGTRRTSLAMMFKLAQSAARKWRRLSSHDKITLVIEGRIFKDGIVQDAA; encoded by the coding sequence ATGAGCAAGGTTAGCGGAGCGATCGCAGGCAGTCCAGCAGAGCCGGCACTCGACCCGGAGGTAGTCGCGTTCCGAGAGCAGTTCGACACAGCCAGTCCGCTGGACGAGCTGATCCGCGAGGGGGCGCGGCGGATGCTGCAGGCGGCCATCGATTCAGAAGTAGAGACGTTCGTCGCGGCCCACGAGGGCCGGCGGGACGAAGCGGGCCGCCGGCTAGTGGTGAAGAACGGAAGCCTTCCCTCCCGAGAGATCCTTACCGGAGCGGGGAGGATCCCCGTGCAGCAGGGTCGGGTGCGAGACAACACGCCTGATCCGGCCGGACGGGTGACATTCTCCCCGAAGGTGCTGCCGGCCTACCTGCGTCGCACCGACGCCATCGAGGAGCTGATCCCTTGGCTCTACCTCAAAGGGATTTCAACGAGCGACTTCGGCGAGGCGCTGCAGGCGTTGGTCGGCGAGAAGGCCAAGGGGCTCAGCGCCAACGTCGTCGTGCGGCTCAAGGAGCAGTGGTCGGACGAGTACGGCGCCTGGAGCCAGCGGGACCTGTCGGACAAGCGGTACGTGTACGTCTGGGCCGATGGGATCCACGCCAAGGTGCGGCTCGAGGACGAAGCGAATCGGAAGCAGTGCTTCCTGGTGCTGATGGGGGCGACGGCGGACGGCAAGAAGGAGCTGATCGCCGTCGAGGATGGCTACCGCGAGAGCGAGCAGAGCTGGTCGGAGCTGCTCTTGGGCCTGAAGAAGCGGGGGCTCGCGGCGTCGCCGAAGATCGCCGTGGGGGACGGCGCCTTGGGCTTCTGGGCGGCTTTGAGAAAGGTATTCCCTGAGACCATCGAGCAGAGGTGCTGGGTGCATAAAACGGCCAACGTGCTCAACAAGATGCCCAAGAGCGTTCAGCCGAAGGCCAAGGGGGACCTGCACGAGATCTGGCAGGCCGAGACGAAGGCCGACGCCGACAAAGCCTTCGACAACTTCTTGGAGAAGTACGCGGCCAAGTACCCGGGGGCCTGCGACTGCCTACGCAAAGACCGGCAAGAGCTGCTGGCGTTCTACGCCTTCCCCGCCGAACATTGGCAGCACCTGCGCACAACCAATCCAATTGAATCCACGTTCGCCACCATCCGCCTCCGGCACCGCAAGACCAAGGGGAGCGGAACCCGGCGGACCAGCCTGGCGATGATGTTCAAGCTCGCCCAATCCGCCGCCCGCAAGTGGCGAAGGCTCAGCAGCCACGACAAGATCACCCTCGTCATCGAAGGACGAATCTTCAAAGACGGTATCGTGCAGGACGCCGCTTAG